A genomic region of Hydrogenovibrio crunogenus contains the following coding sequences:
- the glnA gene encoding type I glutamate--ammonia ligase yields the protein MSQEIFDLIKDNDVKWVDLRFTDTHGKEQHVTIPADSVDEDFFADGETFDGSSIQGWKGIHNSDMLLMPQTDGFYLDPFTNDPTLIIRCMIVEPSTMEAYEKDPRGIAKNAEAYLASTGIADSAFFGPEPEFFIFDDVRWGADMSGCFVKLDGNEAAWNSEKVFEGGNIGHRPKVKGGYFPVPPVDQLHEVRADICAMAEAMGLKLEAHHHEVASGGQCELAVAGNTLTAKADEVQILKYAVHNTCQALGKTATFMPKPIVGDNGSGMHINQSLSKNGKNIFAGDVYAGLSQEALWYIGGLMKHARALNAFTNPGTNSYKRLVPGFEAPILLAYSGSNRSASIRIPYAPSERSRRVELRFPDPTANPYLAFSASLMAGLDGIMNKIDPGEPAEKDLYDLPPEEEATYETVCASLEEALAALDADREFLKAGGVFTDEAIDSYISLKMEEVTRMRATTHPIEFDMYYSS from the coding sequence ATGTCGCAAGAAATTTTTGATTTAATCAAAGACAATGACGTTAAATGGGTAGATCTTCGCTTTACCGACACTCACGGTAAAGAGCAACATGTGACCATTCCTGCTGACAGCGTAGATGAAGACTTCTTCGCTGACGGTGAAACTTTTGACGGTTCTTCAATCCAGGGCTGGAAAGGGATTCATAACTCAGATATGTTATTAATGCCGCAAACAGACGGTTTCTATCTAGACCCTTTCACGAATGATCCAACACTAATCATTCGCTGCATGATTGTTGAACCTTCAACTATGGAAGCTTACGAAAAAGATCCTCGCGGCATCGCAAAGAATGCTGAAGCGTATCTAGCATCAACAGGCATCGCCGATTCTGCTTTCTTCGGTCCTGAACCAGAATTCTTTATCTTTGATGACGTTCGTTGGGGCGCGGACATGTCTGGTTGCTTTGTAAAATTAGATGGTAACGAAGCGGCATGGAACTCTGAAAAAGTATTTGAAGGTGGAAACATTGGTCACCGCCCTAAAGTAAAAGGCGGATACTTCCCAGTACCACCGGTTGACCAACTACACGAAGTGCGTGCAGATATTTGCGCCATGGCTGAAGCAATGGGCTTAAAACTAGAAGCACATCACCACGAAGTAGCATCAGGTGGACAATGTGAGTTAGCCGTTGCTGGTAATACATTAACGGCTAAAGCGGACGAAGTACAAATTCTAAAATATGCCGTACACAACACTTGTCAAGCGTTAGGAAAAACAGCGACATTCATGCCTAAGCCAATCGTTGGCGATAACGGTTCAGGTATGCACATCAACCAATCTTTATCTAAAAATGGTAAAAACATTTTTGCAGGAGATGTCTACGCAGGTCTTTCTCAAGAAGCGCTATGGTATATCGGTGGTCTAATGAAGCATGCGCGTGCATTGAACGCCTTCACAAACCCAGGTACTAACTCATATAAGCGTCTGGTACCAGGCTTTGAAGCACCAATTTTATTGGCTTACTCAGGTTCAAACCGTTCTGCATCGATTCGTATCCCTTATGCACCTTCAGAACGCTCTCGTCGTGTTGAGTTACGCTTCCCTGATCCAACAGCGAACCCATACTTAGCATTCTCAGCGTCATTGATGGCTGGACTTGACGGTATCATGAATAAAATCGATCCAGGCGAGCCTGCTGAAAAAGATCTATATGATCTACCGCCAGAAGAAGAAGCAACATACGAAACAGTTTGTGCATCTTTAGAAGAAGCTTTGGCTGCACTTGATGCAGACAGAGAATTCTTGAAAGCTGGTGGCGTCTTCACTGATGAAGCAATTGATTCATATATCAGCCTTAAGATGGAAGAAGTGACTCGTATGCGTGCAACAACTCACCCAATTGAGTTTGACATGTACTACTCTTCTTAA
- a CDS encoding ABC transporter permease subunit: protein MNQEAQEALDKALKGPKFEKRIKRRNLIDKGWASSISVGGVGVILSVLLIMVFLVYVVAPLFMTATVDKHSEYDLPGSAEEKTLFYGMDEYKETAMRITQSGKMIGFDARDGHVLAESDLPLSGQKVTSFATVNNPNKIIAFGLSDGTVLFAKYDYEVSYPNNVRTITPSLTFPYGEDPLELGDTAIKKVAARVNDSQLVLAYQVEGDNTIHLKQFDKIESMLTEGVTLEEYASGTVSNNLNTNWLMLGGNMRNLYLVSNNGAALYFNIGDISNPELLQKVNLVTGDETISSLHFLLGDYSLMVGTNKGRVLQWFPVRDENNNFQLESIRSFNVSSKPVTYIAIEHNRKGFVTLDQSNQINLYNATSERHLASEQLSSGLNYILIAQRANGALVETADGKIVTYDIENEHPDVSFSSLWGKVWYEGYEEPSYTWQSSSASADFEPKFSMVPLTFGTIKAALYSMLFAVPIAVLAAIYTAFFMDNKTRQVVKPAIELIEALPTVILGFLAGLWLAPYMEANLAGFFAIVVVVPLGVMLFGFGWSKLPEPLRLLVPTGKRAILMIPVVIFLGWVALSLSSPIENTFFHGDMRHWLTYSAGIDFDQRNALVIGFAMGFALIPTIFSVAEDAIYNVPSYLVNGSLALGASGWQTLVGVVLPTASPGIFSAIMLGFGRGIGETMIVLMASGNTPLMDVNIFQGMRTLSANLAVEMPEAEVYSSHYRVLFLSGLILFIFTFVFNTLAEVVRERMRRKYGSL, encoded by the coding sequence ATGAATCAGGAAGCGCAAGAAGCATTGGATAAGGCTTTAAAAGGGCCTAAATTTGAAAAACGTATCAAGCGAAGAAACCTGATTGATAAAGGGTGGGCGTCGAGTATTTCAGTGGGCGGCGTCGGTGTTATTTTGTCTGTTTTACTGATTATGGTTTTTTTGGTGTACGTGGTGGCACCCTTGTTCATGACCGCGACCGTTGATAAACACTCCGAGTATGATTTGCCCGGCAGTGCAGAAGAAAAGACGCTGTTTTATGGGATGGATGAGTATAAAGAAACCGCTATGCGGATTACTCAATCGGGCAAGATGATTGGGTTTGACGCCCGTGATGGCCATGTCCTAGCTGAATCCGATTTGCCATTGAGCGGACAAAAAGTGACCAGTTTTGCTACCGTCAATAATCCTAATAAAATTATTGCATTTGGGTTGTCGGATGGAACAGTACTGTTTGCAAAATATGATTACGAAGTGTCTTATCCAAATAATGTTCGAACCATTACGCCTTCTCTAACCTTTCCTTATGGTGAAGACCCGCTTGAACTCGGGGATACGGCGATTAAAAAAGTCGCTGCACGAGTCAATGATTCTCAGTTGGTACTGGCTTATCAAGTCGAAGGCGATAACACTATCCACTTGAAGCAATTTGATAAAATCGAATCAATGCTGACCGAAGGTGTGACGCTTGAAGAGTATGCCTCAGGCACTGTCTCTAATAACCTAAACACAAATTGGTTGATGCTGGGCGGTAATATGCGAAACCTTTATCTGGTTTCAAATAATGGCGCGGCTCTTTATTTTAATATTGGTGATATTTCAAACCCAGAATTGTTACAAAAAGTGAATTTGGTCACTGGAGACGAGACCATTTCATCACTTCATTTTTTATTAGGGGATTATTCCTTGATGGTGGGTACCAACAAGGGGCGGGTTTTGCAGTGGTTTCCGGTAAGAGATGAAAACAATAACTTTCAATTAGAATCGATTCGCAGCTTCAACGTTTCCAGTAAACCTGTCACCTACATTGCGATAGAGCATAACCGTAAAGGTTTTGTAACGCTCGATCAATCAAATCAAATCAATTTATATAATGCCACGTCTGAACGTCATTTAGCTTCTGAACAATTATCATCAGGCTTGAATTATATCTTAATCGCGCAAAGAGCGAACGGTGCCCTGGTGGAAACCGCAGATGGCAAAATCGTTACTTATGATATTGAAAATGAACACCCAGACGTCTCGTTTTCAAGCTTATGGGGTAAAGTCTGGTATGAAGGATATGAAGAGCCTTCATATACTTGGCAGTCATCGTCTGCCAGTGCCGATTTTGAACCTAAGTTTTCAATGGTTCCTTTGACTTTCGGTACGATTAAAGCCGCGTTGTATTCGATGTTGTTTGCGGTGCCGATCGCCGTTTTGGCCGCCATTTATACAGCGTTTTTTATGGATAATAAAACCCGTCAAGTTGTTAAACCAGCCATTGAATTGATTGAAGCACTTCCGACGGTTATTTTAGGGTTTTTGGCAGGGCTTTGGCTGGCGCCGTATATGGAGGCGAACCTTGCCGGATTCTTTGCTATTGTGGTTGTCGTACCGCTTGGCGTCATGCTCTTTGGGTTCGGTTGGTCCAAGCTTCCAGAGCCATTGCGCTTACTGGTTCCGACAGGAAAACGTGCCATTTTAATGATTCCCGTGGTGATCTTTTTGGGGTGGGTTGCCTTATCCTTAAGTTCACCTATAGAAAATACATTCTTTCATGGTGACATGCGCCACTGGTTGACCTACAGTGCAGGTATTGACTTCGATCAACGTAATGCTTTGGTTATTGGTTTTGCCATGGGGTTTGCGCTGATTCCAACCATTTTCTCAGTGGCAGAAGATGCTATCTACAATGTACCAAGCTACTTGGTGAATGGGTCGCTAGCGTTAGGAGCAAGTGGTTGGCAAACCTTAGTTGGTGTGGTTTTGCCAACGGCAAGTCCCGGTATTTTCTCCGCGATTATGCTTGGGTTCGGGCGTGGTATCGGTGAAACGATGATTGTCTTAATGGCTTCCGGTAACACACCATTGATGGATGTGAATATTTTCCAAGGGATGAGAACTTTGTCTGCCAACTTGGCTGTTGAAATGCCTGAAGCAGAAGTTTACAGCTCGCACTATCGAGTGTTGTTCTTATCGGGATTGATTTTGTTTATCTTCACATTTGTCTTCAATACGCTGGCGGAAGTAGTGCGTGAGCGTATGCGTCGTAAGTATGGATCTTTATAA
- the pstA gene encoding phosphate ABC transporter permease PstA has translation MKEWFKKGEHWVWFSASTVSISVVLVIGLLLMISFRGLVHFWPHEVYEYEVKTDNGKIEQVVGELHDTKLKEFQDKSYKDGIKKIPQFLVKVGNRDVYGIDFRWINTAQIVGRQDVLADDVTVVERYEWGNVYGQLASIKQDGKVLATGENVLPKMQKLVDDGQAINAEINHIEKVVLGGINYELEQLRLEQKRLEAKGSYSDEKARELDEKRKELNAKFESHQASLKKLYKESKDLGEVTLDIAGGKVIHVPIKSIVRFWQPNNMALSEKVGFFFDSIGHFLLDEPREANTEGGVFPAIIGTITMVILMAIFVTPMGVIAAIYMSEYARNGLVLRTVRISINNLAGVPSIVFGIFGLGFFVYIIGGSIDELFYSYALPSPTFGTPALLWASLTMALLTLPVVIVSTQEGLSRIPRALREGGLALGATKSETIMKIVLPMSMPAIMTGLILAVARAAGEVAPLMLVGVVKLAPELPIDLNAPFVHLDRKFMHLGFHIYDVGFQSPNVEASQPLVYATSLLLVLIIVGLNLGAITIRNKLREKYKALDN, from the coding sequence ATGAAAGAGTGGTTTAAAAAAGGCGAGCATTGGGTTTGGTTTAGTGCGTCAACTGTCAGTATCAGTGTTGTATTGGTGATTGGGTTGTTGTTAATGATTTCATTTCGTGGGTTGGTACATTTTTGGCCCCATGAAGTGTATGAATATGAAGTAAAGACAGACAATGGCAAAATTGAGCAGGTTGTCGGCGAGCTACATGACACCAAACTAAAAGAATTCCAGGATAAATCTTATAAAGATGGGATTAAGAAAATTCCTCAGTTCTTGGTTAAGGTTGGGAACAGAGATGTTTATGGGATCGATTTCCGTTGGATCAATACCGCACAAATCGTTGGACGCCAAGATGTGTTAGCCGATGATGTGACGGTTGTCGAACGATATGAGTGGGGAAATGTGTATGGGCAGTTAGCCTCTATTAAACAAGATGGGAAAGTCCTCGCAACAGGAGAAAATGTTCTTCCAAAAATGCAAAAGCTTGTGGATGATGGACAAGCTATTAATGCTGAAATTAATCATATTGAAAAAGTTGTTCTAGGAGGGATTAACTATGAACTGGAACAACTGCGTTTAGAACAAAAACGCTTAGAGGCGAAAGGCTCATATTCAGATGAAAAGGCACGAGAGCTTGATGAAAAGCGTAAAGAGCTTAATGCTAAGTTTGAATCGCATCAAGCGTCCTTAAAAAAACTGTATAAAGAATCAAAAGATTTAGGTGAAGTTACGCTTGATATTGCGGGTGGAAAAGTCATTCATGTGCCTATTAAATCGATTGTGCGCTTCTGGCAACCCAATAATATGGCGTTGAGTGAAAAAGTTGGTTTTTTCTTTGACTCGATTGGACACTTTTTATTGGATGAACCGCGTGAAGCGAATACCGAAGGTGGGGTTTTTCCAGCAATAATCGGGACCATTACGATGGTGATTCTGATGGCAATCTTTGTCACCCCAATGGGCGTCATCGCCGCCATTTATATGAGCGAATATGCCAGAAACGGATTGGTCTTGAGAACGGTTAGAATTTCCATCAATAACCTTGCAGGAGTGCCCTCTATTGTATTTGGTATCTTTGGGTTGGGATTCTTTGTTTATATTATAGGGGGGTCAATTGATGAACTCTTCTATAGTTATGCTTTGCCAAGCCCAACCTTTGGGACCCCTGCCTTGTTGTGGGCCTCTTTGACTATGGCTTTGTTGACTTTGCCTGTGGTTATTGTCTCAACGCAGGAAGGGCTTTCTCGTATTCCAAGAGCTTTAAGAGAAGGTGGTCTGGCCTTGGGTGCGACCAAATCAGAAACCATTATGAAAATTGTGCTTCCTATGTCGATGCCTGCAATTATGACAGGGTTGATTCTGGCAGTTGCTCGTGCAGCGGGGGAAGTGGCCCCGTTGATGTTAGTCGGAGTGGTGAAATTAGCGCCTGAGCTGCCTATTGATTTGAATGCTCCATTTGTGCATTTGGATAGAAAATTTATGCACCTTGGTTTTCATATTTATGATGTAGGCTTCCAGAGTCCCAATGTTGAAGCTTCTCAGCCTTTAGTGTATGCCACATCATTATTATTGGTATTAATCATTGTCGGCTTGAATTTAGGGGCGATTACCATTCGTAATAAGTTAAGAGAGAAATACAAAGCCTTGGATAATTAA
- the pstB gene encoding phosphate ABC transporter ATP-binding protein PstB yields the protein MSEQNMSIAIDRHHRGMTLDSEQTAIVVKNWNLYYGSKQALHNITMKLPQNRVTAFIGPSGCGKSTLLRCFNRMNDLIDIVSVEGEMLLHGENMYAKEMDVAALRRRVGMVFQKPNPFPKSIYENVCYGLRLQGINDKNVLDETVEWALKGAGLWEEAKDRLDENALGLSGGQQQRLCIARAIAIKPEVLLLDEPTSALDPISTLAIEELIFELKKDFTILIVTHNMQQAARVSDYTAFMYMGDLIEYTDTDSLFTNPQVKRTEDYISGRYG from the coding sequence ATGAGCGAACAAAATATGAGTATTGCGATTGATCGTCACCACCGTGGAATGACTTTGGACAGTGAGCAAACCGCCATTGTCGTTAAGAACTGGAATCTATATTATGGATCAAAGCAAGCCTTACACAATATTACGATGAAGCTACCGCAAAACCGTGTCACCGCTTTTATTGGGCCATCTGGGTGTGGTAAATCGACCTTATTGCGTTGTTTTAATCGAATGAATGATTTGATTGACATTGTCAGCGTAGAGGGAGAAATGCTACTGCATGGTGAAAATATGTATGCCAAAGAAATGGATGTGGCAGCGTTAAGACGTCGTGTGGGTATGGTGTTTCAGAAACCAAACCCGTTTCCTAAGTCTATTTATGAAAACGTTTGTTATGGTTTACGCTTACAGGGTATTAATGATAAAAATGTGTTAGATGAGACGGTAGAGTGGGCATTGAAAGGTGCAGGGCTTTGGGAAGAAGCCAAAGATCGTTTGGATGAAAATGCATTGGGACTTTCTGGCGGACAACAACAGCGTTTGTGTATTGCTCGTGCTATTGCCATCAAGCCGGAAGTGTTGTTACTGGATGAGCCAACTTCTGCATTGGATCCAATTTCGACATTGGCCATTGAAGAACTTATCTTTGAATTAAAGAAAGATTTTACAATTTTGATTGTGACGCATAATATGCAACAAGCAGCAAGGGTTTCGGACTATACCGCATTTATGTATATGGGAGACTTAATAGAGTATACCGATACGGATTCACTCTTTACGAACCCTCAAGTTAAACGCACCGAAGATTATATCTCTGGTCGTTACGGCTAG
- the phoU gene encoding phosphate signaling complex protein PhoU, which produces MDKQEFSTHISEMLNRNLEDLFNHILEMGGMVERQLENALQSLGSSDIDKAQEVISFDKAINQAEMEIDRLCAKVLARQQPTASDLRLILAAIRIAIDLERMGDEVVKLAKMVLVFGKHDGVKCSDIQGYPELVDISNRSSVMLKMTLDSFARVSTDGVGKVIREEEVIDDIFKKIEKDLKESLKTSPDKIECLMEMIIALRAAERVSDHARNIVESILYLVQGDDVRNLDEARLNELLKTLESPKG; this is translated from the coding sequence ATGGATAAGCAAGAATTTAGCACACATATTTCTGAAATGCTGAATCGAAATCTGGAAGATTTATTCAACCACATTCTAGAAATGGGTGGGATGGTTGAACGCCAACTTGAAAATGCGCTTCAGTCTTTGGGCAGCTCAGACATTGATAAAGCACAGGAAGTGATTTCGTTTGACAAAGCAATCAATCAAGCGGAAATGGAAATTGACCGTTTGTGCGCCAAAGTACTGGCTCGCCAGCAACCTACTGCATCTGATTTACGTTTGATATTGGCTGCGATTCGTATCGCGATTGACCTTGAAAGAATGGGCGATGAAGTGGTGAAGCTTGCCAAAATGGTTCTTGTTTTCGGTAAGCATGATGGCGTGAAATGTTCAGATATCCAAGGCTATCCTGAGTTGGTTGATATTTCAAACCGTTCAAGTGTGATGCTTAAAATGACATTGGATTCTTTCGCCAGAGTGTCAACCGATGGCGTTGGTAAAGTCATTCGAGAGGAAGAAGTGATTGATGATATCTTCAAAAAAATAGAAAAAGATCTTAAAGAGTCATTAAAAACATCCCCGGATAAAATCGAATGTTTAATGGAAATGATTATTGCATTAAGAGCGGCCGAGCGCGTTTCAGATCATGCCAGAAATATTGTTGAAAGTATTTTGTATCTGGTTCAAGGTGATGATGTTAGAAACCTGGATGAAGCTCGGTTGAATGAACTATTAAAAACATTAGAGTCACCGAAAGGATAA
- the phoB gene encoding phosphate regulon transcriptional regulator PhoB: protein MAEQCILVVEDEAAIRDMLSFTLTAANYKVIEAPNAEQGWKLLLEHQPDCVLLDWMLPGVSGISLAQRIRQNDQTATTPIIMLTARGEENDQVQGFESGADDYVVKPFSPRALVARVKALLRRQSPEKSTLDLIKTGPLKLDLSSYRFTVNDEEVKLGPTEFKLMQFFMTHSNRVYTRVQLLDQVWGENVVVEERTVDVHIRRLRKLLDPVGAADYIQTVRGAGYRFSVD, encoded by the coding sequence ATGGCTGAGCAATGCATTTTAGTTGTGGAAGATGAGGCAGCGATTCGTGACATGTTAAGTTTCACCTTAACCGCTGCAAACTATAAAGTCATTGAGGCACCAAATGCAGAGCAAGGCTGGAAATTGCTGCTTGAGCATCAACCCGACTGTGTATTATTAGACTGGATGCTTCCTGGTGTGTCAGGAATCTCTTTGGCACAGCGAATTCGTCAAAATGATCAAACAGCCACCACGCCCATTATTATGCTGACTGCACGAGGAGAAGAAAATGATCAAGTGCAAGGCTTTGAGTCTGGCGCAGATGATTATGTGGTTAAACCCTTTTCTCCAAGAGCGCTGGTCGCACGAGTGAAAGCTTTATTACGGCGCCAATCTCCTGAAAAAAGCACCTTAGATTTGATTAAAACCGGGCCACTTAAACTGGACCTGTCCAGCTATCGTTTTACAGTGAATGATGAAGAAGTTAAACTGGGGCCGACAGAATTTAAATTAATGCAGTTCTTTATGACGCATTCAAACCGCGTTTATACACGGGTTCAGTTACTGGATCAGGTTTGGGGTGAAAATGTCGTTGTAGAGGAAAGAACGGTTGATGTTCATATCCGACGTTTAAGAAAGCTATTAGATCCGGTCGGAGCTGCGGATTATATTCAAACCGTCAGGGGAGCTGGCTACCGTTTCTCCGTCGATTAA
- the phoR gene encoding phosphate regulon sensor histidine kinase PhoR, translating to MSKGISRELTWIVAGLWIALFFGWATDLWTITLLAYFLFYVARQLYSIKRFEQWMKGSTKVPYPPSSGLWGELSYLVSRKQRSLEKHADLQFYKSEQFLAASMTIPDAIISLNEYNQIEWFNKSAKKIFKLKHSDTGRKIETLFRHPDFIQYLKSKHYGKGMILQSLNGMPRVFNIKLFPYFKEHKLLIVKDIHELYNLAQIRRDFVANASHELRTPLTVLNGYLEVMIDSIEPSSTWQKPLEQMHQQSYRMQSIIDDLLTLSSMESETITGKQKQVNVPQILQEMHIDAEQMSHGRHSIDFKVDMNLALKGFEEPLKSVFMNLISNAIRYTPENKSIEVRWYHDKRGAHFEVQDHGIGIAQEHLSRLTERFYRVDTARSRDTGGTGLGLAIVKHILERHHAKLVVTSQLGIGSVFRCDFPNRAVILLQDSDSESRDKKIPSRS from the coding sequence GTGTCGAAAGGAATTTCTAGAGAACTAACCTGGATCGTGGCAGGTTTATGGATTGCTCTTTTCTTTGGCTGGGCAACCGATTTATGGACAATCACCCTTTTAGCCTATTTTCTCTTTTATGTTGCCCGCCAACTTTATAGTATCAAACGCTTTGAACAGTGGATGAAAGGGTCAACTAAAGTTCCTTATCCACCAAGTTCCGGTTTGTGGGGAGAGCTGAGTTACTTAGTGTCTCGCAAACAGCGTTCGCTTGAAAAGCACGCAGACCTACAATTTTACAAATCAGAACAATTCTTAGCCGCTTCCATGACGATTCCGGATGCGATCATTTCCTTAAATGAATATAACCAGATTGAGTGGTTTAATAAGTCCGCTAAAAAAATCTTCAAACTCAAGCACAGCGATACCGGGCGTAAAATTGAAACCTTGTTTCGTCATCCGGATTTTATTCAGTATTTAAAATCAAAACATTATGGCAAAGGGATGATTTTGCAATCCTTAAACGGAATGCCTAGAGTGTTTAATATCAAACTGTTTCCATATTTTAAAGAACATAAACTTTTGATTGTGAAGGATATTCATGAGCTGTATAACTTGGCTCAGATTAGGCGAGATTTCGTGGCCAACGCTTCGCATGAATTACGGACGCCATTAACCGTGTTGAATGGCTATCTTGAAGTCATGATTGACAGTATTGAACCTTCATCAACCTGGCAAAAACCGTTGGAGCAGATGCATCAGCAGTCTTATCGAATGCAATCCATTATTGATGACCTGTTGACGCTGTCTTCCATGGAGTCGGAAACGATCACCGGGAAGCAAAAACAAGTGAATGTGCCGCAAATTTTGCAGGAAATGCATATTGATGCGGAACAAATGAGCCACGGCAGACACTCGATTGATTTTAAAGTCGACATGAATTTGGCTTTAAAGGGATTTGAAGAGCCGTTAAAAAGTGTGTTTATGAACTTAATTTCAAATGCCATTCGTTACACGCCAGAAAATAAATCCATTGAAGTGCGTTGGTATCATGACAAAAGAGGCGCGCATTTTGAAGTGCAAGACCATGGCATTGGGATCGCGCAAGAGCATTTGAGTCGTTTAACTGAGCGTTTTTATCGGGTGGATACGGCTCGTTCAAGAGACACTGGCGGAACAGGACTGGGTCTTGCCATCGTAAAACACATTCTGGAAAGGCATCACGCTAAATTAGTCGTGACCAGTCAGCTGGGAATAGGGTCTGTCTTTCGATGTGACTTCCCAAATAGAGCGGTGATTCTATTACAGGACTCCGACAGTGAGTCGCGGGATAAAAAAATACCTAGTCGAAGCTAG
- a CDS encoding inorganic phosphate transporter, whose amino-acid sequence MEFRDINDIEDATSKSRKEMFRFGSALLFIILIMLFSANLQMGTGTVSVELVIAAMIGGYMAMNIGANDVANNVGPAVGSKALTLTGAIILAAIFESSGALIAGGEVISTIKKGIIDPALITDSQTFIWLMIAALLSGAIWLNLATAMGAPVSTTHSIVGGVLGAGVAAAGWNIANWDKMGAIAASWVISPVIGGLIAALFLFWIKRSITYQTDMLTAAKKMVPILVAIMAWAFSTYLILKGLKKVWKVDFLTAAIVGLAIASFIYLAVRPMIARQAEHLKSNKSGVNTLFTIPLIFAAALLSFAHGANDVANAVGPLAAINDAIHSHGVSSKAEIPLWVMLIGAIGISLGLLLFGPKLIKTVGSEITELDQMRAFSIAMAAAITVIIASQLGLPVSSTHIAVGGIFGVGFLREYLKRNYAKTLQQIRDHHDGANHDEIEQYIERFSQASIQQKKLMLAELKQHKAEVELSKKERKSLNKVYQKELVKRSAFLKIVAAWIITVPASAMLAAIIYFTIRGMMLP is encoded by the coding sequence ATGGAATTCCGTGATATCAACGATATAGAAGACGCAACTTCCAAAAGTCGAAAAGAAATGTTTCGCTTTGGTTCCGCACTCCTTTTTATTATTTTAATCATGTTATTTTCTGCCAACCTGCAAATGGGCACAGGGACAGTCAGTGTCGAGTTAGTCATTGCAGCTATGATTGGCGGTTACATGGCGATGAATATCGGCGCCAACGACGTCGCCAACAATGTCGGGCCAGCCGTTGGTTCTAAAGCACTCACCTTAACAGGCGCTATTATCTTAGCCGCCATCTTTGAATCCTCCGGAGCATTGATTGCCGGTGGGGAAGTTATCAGCACCATTAAAAAAGGCATTATTGACCCGGCCCTTATCACGGATAGCCAAACCTTTATCTGGCTAATGATTGCGGCGCTTCTATCAGGGGCCATCTGGTTAAATTTGGCGACGGCAATGGGAGCACCCGTTTCCACAACACACTCTATTGTAGGCGGGGTTCTCGGAGCAGGTGTGGCAGCTGCCGGTTGGAATATTGCTAACTGGGATAAAATGGGCGCCATTGCAGCCAGCTGGGTGATTTCGCCAGTCATCGGGGGGTTGATTGCCGCATTATTTTTATTCTGGATCAAACGTAGCATAACCTATCAGACAGATATGCTGACCGCCGCGAAAAAAATGGTTCCCATACTCGTCGCTATCATGGCTTGGGCCTTTTCAACCTATCTGATTTTAAAAGGGCTTAAAAAAGTCTGGAAAGTCGATTTTTTAACCGCTGCCATCGTCGGATTAGCCATCGCAAGCTTTATTTATTTAGCGGTTCGTCCAATGATTGCTCGACAAGCTGAACACTTAAAAAGCAACAAGTCGGGTGTTAATACGTTATTCACCATTCCGCTAATCTTTGCTGCAGCCTTATTAAGTTTTGCGCACGGCGCGAACGATGTCGCCAATGCGGTTGGGCCTTTGGCGGCCATTAACGATGCCATTCACAGCCATGGGGTGTCTTCTAAAGCAGAAATTCCGTTATGGGTCATGTTGATTGGTGCCATCGGGATCAGTTTAGGGCTGTTACTGTTCGGTCCAAAATTAATTAAAACCGTGGGTTCCGAAATCACTGAGCTGGATCAAATGCGTGCTTTTTCCATTGCCATGGCAGCGGCGATCACAGTGATTATTGCCTCACAACTCGGATTACCAGTAAGTTCGACACATATTGCGGTTGGTGGTATTTTTGGGGTCGGTTTCCTACGAGAGTACCTCAAACGTAACTATGCAAAGACCTTGCAACAAATTCGAGATCATCATGACGGCGCAAACCATGATGAGATTGAACAATATATTGAACGCTTCAGCCAAGCGAGCATTCAGCAAAAGAAACTCATGCTGGCAGAACTCAAACAACATAAAGCCGAAGTAGAACTGAGTAAAAAAGAACGTAAATCTTTAAATAAGGTATATCAAAAAGAGTTGGTCAAACGCTCTGCATTTTTAAAAATTGTCGCCGCTTGGATCATCACCGTACCGGCTTCAGCCATGCTAGCAGCCATCATCTATTTCACCATTCGAGGAATGATGCTTCCGTAA